In the Synechococcus sp. UW179A genome, one interval contains:
- a CDS encoding DUF3110 domain-containing protein, which yields MLVHVLLYDAGQDSEGIHSLELSGQTVVLMFENRDDADRYAGLLEAQDFPTPSVEALDREEIELFCREAGYEARFVSDGFVPKSDDERLMLAPPSANRDVANWQEQDPEQDLAQAQGRAPQDESSVQDLDDVRRRLEGLL from the coding sequence ATGTTGGTTCACGTGCTTCTGTACGACGCAGGACAGGACAGCGAAGGCATTCACTCCCTGGAGCTCTCAGGTCAGACGGTGGTGCTGATGTTTGAGAACCGCGACGATGCCGATCGCTATGCTGGACTTCTGGAAGCGCAGGACTTCCCAACTCCCAGCGTTGAAGCTCTCGATCGTGAAGAGATCGAGTTGTTCTGTCGTGAAGCGGGTTATGAGGCCCGATTCGTCTCTGATGGTTTTGTTCCAAAGTCGGACGATGAACGTCTGATGCTGGCGCCACCGAGTGCCAATCGCGACGTGGCCAATTGGCAGGAGCAGGATCCGGAACAGGATCTAGCCCAGGCGCAGGGACGCGCCCCGCAGGACGAATCTTCCGTTCAGGATCTTGATGATGTGCGGCGGCGTCTTGAGGGTCTTCTATAG
- the mtnP gene encoding S-methyl-5'-thioadenosine phosphorylase, which yields MSQTASSPELDSARVGVIGGSGLYSISNLESVQEVNTDTPYGKPSDALRVGTLNGVEVVFLARHGSRHHLLPSEVPYQANIWAMRSLGVRWLISVSAVGSLREHLRPRDMVVPHQFIDRTRQRPQSFFGDGCVAHVSLADPFCPTLSEWLATSASAAMPVGHHLHRGGTYLCMEGPAFSTRAESELYRSWGCDVIGMTNHTEARLAREAEIAYASLSMVTDFDCWHDDHDAVTVDMVVDNLKANATATGPILEGLMGSFSQQRPESPAHRALEHALMTAPDAVPAATRQRLDLFTSPYWGSFER from the coding sequence ATGAGTCAAACAGCCTCAAGTCCAGAGCTGGATTCCGCCCGGGTAGGAGTGATCGGCGGCAGCGGTCTGTATTCCATTAGCAACCTGGAATCTGTTCAGGAGGTGAATACCGACACTCCCTACGGCAAGCCATCAGATGCGTTGAGGGTCGGAACCCTTAATGGCGTTGAGGTTGTTTTTTTGGCTCGCCATGGCAGTCGGCACCATCTGCTTCCCAGCGAAGTGCCCTATCAAGCCAACATCTGGGCTATGCGCAGCCTTGGCGTGCGTTGGCTGATTTCAGTCTCCGCCGTGGGTTCGCTGAGAGAGCACCTGAGGCCACGCGACATGGTCGTGCCTCATCAGTTCATCGACCGGACCAGGCAACGCCCTCAGTCATTCTTCGGTGACGGATGCGTTGCACATGTCAGCTTGGCTGATCCGTTCTGCCCCACCCTCAGTGAGTGGCTGGCAACATCGGCATCGGCCGCCATGCCCGTGGGACATCATTTGCATCGTGGTGGAACCTATCTCTGCATGGAAGGCCCCGCTTTTTCAACCCGTGCTGAAAGCGAGCTTTACCGAAGCTGGGGTTGCGATGTGATCGGGATGACTAACCACACGGAAGCGCGATTGGCGAGAGAGGCCGAGATCGCCTACGCCTCACTCAGCATGGTGACTGACTTCGACTGCTGGCACGATGACCATGACGCCGTCACCGTAGACATGGTGGTGGACAACCTCAAAGCCAATGCAACGGCAACCGGGCCAATCCTGGAAGGGTTAATGGGCAGCTTCAGTCAACAACGGCCCGAATCCCCAGCCCACCGAGCCCTTGAACATGCTCTGATGACGGCTCCAGATGCCGTTCCTGCAGCAACGCGTCAGCGCCTCGACCTGTTCACCAGTCCCTACTGGGGAAGCTTTGAACGCTGA
- the purN gene encoding phosphoribosylglycinamide formyltransferase, which translates to MPAQSDPSQTDSECYPALIVPAIGTWPRFDSPLRLGVMASGTGTNFEALHDAIACGDLDAQIRVLVVNNPGCGASERARRLGIRCELRDHRRFASREAMDQELARTFKNEDIEAVVMAGWMRIVTPVLIDAFPGRLINIHPSLLPSFKGMDAIGQCLKSGVTIAGCTVHEVLKDVDAGPILAQASVPIFCDDDRERLTRRIQTQEHRLLPWATAIAGQRWRSARETQG; encoded by the coding sequence ATGCCCGCGCAATCTGACCCTAGCCAGACGGACAGCGAGTGTTATCCCGCTTTGATCGTTCCTGCCATCGGGACATGGCCAAGGTTTGATTCACCTTTGCGTCTGGGGGTGATGGCCTCAGGAACAGGCACAAATTTCGAGGCCCTTCATGACGCCATCGCTTGCGGCGACCTCGATGCCCAAATCCGTGTTCTGGTGGTGAACAATCCCGGCTGTGGGGCAAGTGAGAGAGCCAGGCGCCTGGGGATCCGATGTGAGCTCCGAGACCACCGCCGATTCGCCAGCAGAGAGGCCATGGATCAGGAGCTGGCGCGTACGTTCAAAAACGAGGACATTGAAGCCGTTGTGATGGCCGGTTGGATGCGCATCGTCACACCTGTGTTGATCGACGCGTTCCCAGGCAGATTGATCAACATCCACCCCTCTCTTCTTCCATCTTTTAAAGGCATGGATGCGATCGGTCAGTGTCTGAAATCAGGCGTGACCATTGCCGGTTGCACGGTGCACGAAGTGCTGAAAGATGTTGATGCAGGTCCAATCCTTGCTCAGGCTTCCGTTCCAATCTTTTGCGATGACGACAGGGAGCGACTCACCCGCCGCATTCAGACCCAAGAACACCGGCTGCTTCCCTGGGCGACAGCCATTGCTGGGCAACGCTGGAGATCAGCAAGAGAAACTCAGGGGTAG
- the ribBA gene encoding bifunctional 3,4-dihydroxy-2-butanone-4-phosphate synthase/GTP cyclohydrolase II translates to MFDSIPDALAAIRNGECIVVVDDERRENEGDLICAAQFATPEQINFMATDARGLICLAMEGERLDALDLPLMVDRNTDSNQTAFTVSIDAGPENGVSTGISADDRSRTIQVAIRPGSKPSDLRRPGHIFPLRARPGGVLKRAGHTEAAVDLAQMSGLYPSGVICEIQNPDGSMARLPELKIYARERGLKLISIEDLIRYRLDNERFVVRSAQCSLPTEFGSFLAIGYCNALDGSEHVALVKGDPINLSEPVLVRMHSECLTGDAFGSMRCDCRAQLHMAMKHIEKEGEGVVVYLRQEGRGIGLINKLKAYSLQEGGLDTVEANEKLGFAPDLRNYGVGAQILSDLGIHRLNLLTNNPRKIAGLGGYGLEVVNRVPMKAPVGDFNARYLATKKEKLGHLLDAIQFGSHWVLCLDSSSTDDGILSDLLHRVEKLSETSGIQLQAEQGPRLLALWERPRFVWSLQGSDPDSGSIKAMLETMASWPETSRLGLLHTVNEQQITHPPQTLERKELKRSSLVDAKEETAWFPEGNQAALIHWS, encoded by the coding sequence ATGTTTGATTCGATTCCCGATGCACTCGCCGCCATCCGAAATGGAGAGTGCATAGTGGTCGTGGATGATGAACGCCGGGAGAACGAAGGGGATCTGATCTGTGCAGCCCAGTTCGCCACCCCTGAACAGATCAATTTCATGGCCACGGACGCGCGTGGGCTGATCTGTTTAGCCATGGAGGGAGAGCGCCTGGATGCGCTTGATCTGCCGCTGATGGTGGATCGCAATACCGATTCCAATCAAACGGCCTTCACCGTGAGCATCGATGCGGGCCCTGAAAATGGAGTCTCCACAGGAATCTCCGCGGACGACCGTTCCCGCACGATCCAGGTGGCGATCCGACCGGGTTCCAAACCATCGGATTTGCGCAGGCCCGGTCATATCTTCCCGCTCAGAGCTCGCCCAGGAGGTGTTCTTAAGCGTGCAGGGCACACCGAAGCCGCAGTGGATCTTGCCCAGATGTCGGGCCTTTATCCATCCGGTGTCATCTGTGAGATTCAAAACCCGGACGGCTCGATGGCACGGCTTCCGGAACTGAAGATCTATGCACGTGAACGCGGTCTGAAGCTGATCAGCATTGAAGACCTGATTCGCTACCGACTCGATAACGAACGCTTTGTTGTGCGATCGGCTCAGTGCTCACTCCCCACGGAATTTGGTTCCTTCCTCGCTATTGGTTATTGCAATGCGCTTGATGGCAGTGAACATGTCGCCCTGGTCAAGGGCGATCCCATCAACCTGAGCGAACCAGTATTAGTACGGATGCATTCCGAATGCCTCACGGGTGATGCCTTTGGATCCATGCGATGTGACTGCCGCGCTCAGCTGCATATGGCGATGAAGCACATCGAAAAAGAAGGCGAAGGAGTTGTTGTCTATCTGCGCCAGGAGGGTCGGGGCATCGGTCTGATCAACAAATTAAAGGCCTACAGCCTGCAGGAAGGCGGCTTGGACACGGTTGAAGCCAACGAGAAGCTTGGATTTGCCCCTGATCTGCGCAATTATGGGGTCGGTGCACAGATTCTCAGTGACCTAGGAATTCACCGGCTCAATTTGCTCACCAATAACCCCAGAAAAATCGCAGGCCTAGGTGGTTATGGCCTTGAGGTGGTGAATCGTGTGCCAATGAAAGCACCTGTCGGTGATTTCAATGCCAGATATCTGGCAACCAAAAAAGAAAAGCTGGGGCATCTGCTGGATGCGATCCAATTCGGCTCTCACTGGGTCCTGTGTCTTGACAGCAGCTCAACCGATGACGGCATTCTTTCTGATCTGCTCCACCGTGTGGAAAAGCTCAGTGAAACAAGCGGCATTCAGCTGCAGGCTGAGCAGGGGCCTCGCCTACTGGCGTTGTGGGAACGACCACGCTTTGTCTGGTCGTTACAGGGATCAGATCCTGACTCAGGCTCGATCAAGGCAATGCTTGAAACCATGGCAAGCTGGCCGGAAACTTCAAGGCTTGGTCTCCTACATACGGTGAATGAACAGCAGATCACCCATCCACCCCAGACATTGGAGCGCAAAGAACTAAAACGCAGCTCACTCGTCGATGCGAAGGAGGAAACGGCCTGGTTCCCAGAGGGAAACCAGGCCGCATTAATTCACTGGTCCTGA
- a CDS encoding peptidylprolyl isomerase, with protein MSTDAGDIKLEMFEQDAPNTVANFVKLARDGFYDGLAFHRVIDGFMAQGGCPNSREGSRGTPGTGGPGYMIDCEINSKKHVPGSLSMAHAGRNTGGSQFFIVHEAQPHLDGVHTVFGLTGDMDVVMGIKNGTRINKVTVQDQ; from the coding sequence ATGTCCACGGACGCTGGCGATATCAAGCTGGAGATGTTCGAACAGGACGCTCCAAACACCGTTGCCAATTTTGTCAAGCTGGCGCGCGATGGCTTTTACGACGGGCTGGCCTTCCACCGGGTGATCGACGGTTTCATGGCTCAAGGAGGATGCCCCAACAGCCGCGAGGGTTCAAGAGGAACTCCTGGCACCGGCGGTCCTGGGTACATGATCGATTGCGAAATCAACAGCAAAAAGCATGTCCCCGGCTCGTTGTCGATGGCTCATGCCGGACGCAACACAGGTGGTAGCCAGTTCTTCATCGTCCATGAGGCTCAGCCTCACTTGGATGGTGTGCACACTGTTTTCGGATTGACCGGTGATATGGACGTGGTCATGGGCATCAAGAACGGCACACGCATTAACAAGGTCACCGTTCAGGACCAGTGA
- the murQ gene encoding N-acetylmuramic acid 6-phosphate etherase produces the protein MSESLSIGAESNSSLVSPSEDRGYLLTEQVNPASDHLDQLSTDALVDLFIDEDLRPQQAVFGARKSLSLAIDAIAERLQRSGRLFYLGAGTSGRLGVLDAAECPPTFCSPPELVQGILAGGAPALLRSSEGLEDLESAAVTDLQERGFGSKDCLVGIAAGGTTPYVRGGLSYAKELGALTIAMACVPVEQAPLPCAIDVRLLTGPELLTGSTRLKAGTATKMALNILSTGVMVRLGKVYGNRMVDVAASNSKLVDRSIRILRDLLGMEREIALDLLERAKGSVKRALLMGSCDLRADEADALFEAHGADLRAALDSQGQSLPVQRSKLPQ, from the coding sequence ATGTCCGAATCTCTTTCCATCGGTGCCGAGTCCAACTCTTCGTTGGTGTCTCCCTCGGAAGACCGTGGCTATCTGCTAACCGAACAGGTGAATCCTGCAAGTGATCACCTTGATCAGCTCTCCACCGATGCACTGGTCGACCTTTTCATCGACGAGGACCTCAGGCCCCAGCAGGCCGTGTTTGGAGCAAGAAAGTCTTTGAGCCTGGCGATCGACGCCATTGCTGAACGACTGCAGCGGAGCGGCCGCTTGTTTTACCTGGGTGCAGGGACTTCTGGACGACTTGGCGTTTTGGACGCTGCAGAATGTCCACCCACCTTCTGCAGCCCTCCAGAGCTTGTTCAAGGAATTCTTGCCGGAGGTGCACCGGCGCTGTTGCGCAGTTCCGAGGGTCTTGAAGATCTTGAATCAGCTGCAGTCACTGATCTTCAAGAACGTGGTTTCGGCTCGAAAGATTGTCTGGTCGGAATTGCCGCTGGAGGAACGACGCCCTATGTCCGCGGTGGACTGAGCTACGCCAAAGAGCTCGGCGCGCTCACAATTGCCATGGCCTGTGTTCCTGTGGAACAGGCTCCTTTGCCTTGCGCAATTGACGTGCGGCTGTTGACAGGCCCTGAGCTGTTGACAGGTTCAACACGTCTGAAAGCTGGAACAGCCACAAAAATGGCCCTCAATATCCTCTCAACAGGGGTAATGGTTCGGCTTGGCAAGGTCTATGGCAACAGGATGGTCGACGTTGCCGCTAGCAACAGCAAACTTGTCGATCGCTCCATTCGAATTCTCAGAGATCTGCTTGGTATGGAACGCGAGATAGCTCTCGACTTGTTGGAACGCGCCAAGGGATCGGTGAAACGTGCACTGCTGATGGGCAGCTGTGATTTACGCGCCGACGAAGCTGATGCCCTGTTTGAAGCGCATGGAGCTGATCTAAGAGCAGCGTTAGACAGTCAAGGACAGTCTCTCCCTGTTCAGCGTTCAAAGCTTCCCCAGTAG
- a CDS encoding DUF1257 domain-containing protein: MSHLSILPTLVIDLDLLEIALRSEGFKVLRGGVVSSFDSYQLVDLAAEHPSGLQLGWRQSDTHPHFDLVADLAAPEGSGMTEPVLRRVLRRYAMNQAMRQAEIFDAETVTAGI; this comes from the coding sequence ATGTCCCATCTGTCCATCCTGCCCACATTGGTGATCGATCTCGACCTGCTTGAGATCGCTTTGCGTAGCGAGGGATTCAAGGTCCTCCGAGGAGGAGTCGTGAGTTCCTTCGACAGTTATCAGCTCGTGGATCTGGCTGCTGAGCATCCATCGGGTCTGCAGCTCGGCTGGAGACAAAGCGACACTCATCCCCATTTCGATCTGGTGGCGGACCTCGCCGCACCTGAGGGTTCGGGAATGACCGAACCCGTTCTGCGACGTGTCTTGCGTCGCTATGCCATGAACCAAGCCATGCGGCAGGCGGAGATTTTTGACGCCGAGACGGTTACAGCCGGCATCTGA
- the argC gene encoding N-acetyl-gamma-glutamyl-phosphate reductase, which translates to MGIQRVAVVGASGYGGLQTLRLLSAHAAFEITYLGGERSAGRSWSEICPFLPLADELTVDSPDPDRIAAAADFAVLSLPNGLASQLVPPLLEKGVRVVDLSADYRYRSLEQWAAVYVHEARTHQRTDADLCREAVYGLPEWHGAEIAEARLVAAPGCFPTTSLLPLLPFLKQGLIETEGLIVDAKTGTSGGGRAAKEHLLLAEASESISPYGVVGHRHTSEIEQLASSVAGCPIQIQFTPHLVPMVRGLLSTVYARLRDPGLTAEDCTTVLEAVYRHHPCVRVLPVGTYPATKWAKHTNQALLSVQVDGRTGRLVLMSAVDNLMKGQAGQGVQCLNLMAGLMVSEGLPLAPFYP; encoded by the coding sequence ATGGGGATTCAACGGGTTGCTGTGGTTGGTGCCTCCGGGTACGGAGGTCTGCAGACCCTTCGCCTCCTGAGCGCCCATGCAGCGTTTGAAATCACTTACCTGGGAGGGGAGCGTTCCGCAGGTCGCTCCTGGAGTGAGATCTGTCCGTTCCTGCCGCTCGCTGACGAGCTGACCGTGGACAGTCCAGATCCCGATCGAATTGCTGCGGCAGCTGATTTTGCAGTGTTGAGTCTTCCCAACGGTCTTGCAAGTCAGCTGGTGCCTCCTCTGCTTGAGAAGGGCGTCAGGGTGGTGGATCTCTCCGCTGATTACCGCTATCGCAGCCTGGAACAGTGGGCTGCGGTGTACGTGCATGAGGCAAGAACCCATCAGCGCACTGATGCTGATCTCTGTAGAGAGGCTGTTTATGGCCTGCCTGAATGGCATGGCGCTGAGATTGCTGAAGCCAGGCTGGTTGCGGCTCCTGGTTGTTTCCCAACCACCAGCCTTTTGCCTTTGCTGCCATTCCTCAAACAGGGCTTGATTGAGACCGAAGGTTTGATCGTTGATGCCAAAACAGGTACCTCCGGTGGAGGGCGTGCTGCCAAGGAGCATCTGCTTCTGGCTGAAGCATCAGAGTCGATCAGTCCCTATGGCGTCGTGGGTCATCGCCACACGTCGGAAATCGAACAGCTCGCCAGCAGCGTTGCGGGATGCCCCATTCAGATTCAGTTCACCCCTCATCTCGTCCCAATGGTCAGGGGTCTTCTGTCGACGGTTTACGCCCGATTGAGGGATCCCGGTCTCACCGCTGAAGACTGCACGACGGTTCTCGAAGCTGTTTATCGCCATCACCCCTGCGTCCGCGTTTTGCCTGTTGGCACCTATCCAGCCACCAAATGGGCCAAGCACACCAATCAGGCTCTTCTGTCCGTTCAGGTGGATGGCCGCACTGGACGTCTCGTTTTGATGAGTGCTGTTGACAATCTGATGAAAGGCCAGGCTGGCCAAGGGGTGCAGTGTTTGAATCTGATGGCGGGACTGATGGTCAGTGAAGGACTTCCACTGGCACCCTTCTACCCCTGA
- a CDS encoding DnaJ C-terminal domain-containing protein encodes MTTSAEPDYWSLLGLEPGAAPDALKRAFRREARRWHPDLNGNDRHAEERFKLVNEAYAVLSNPDRRKEWQSRQRGGVAATDPFSRGFPDFEDYLAVVLGLEREPVRREQTQGEQDVREQSANHSERSESPYGAHWPEASPQPPPPVRSEDDLETVVDLTPDQALHGTTVELELGDGTLVEVGTPPRAGDGWRLRLEGVALGGRDHFLHLRVITDDGLRIDGLRVHYRLELLPPDAALGCAVDVPTLSGPVTLQVPPGSSSGRMLRLRGRGLRLGDDCGDQLVEIVIVIPAELDDDERALYQRLQELSLERANGF; translated from the coding sequence ATGACAACTTCCGCTGAACCGGACTACTGGTCATTGCTTGGTCTGGAGCCTGGTGCAGCTCCCGACGCGCTCAAGAGAGCATTCCGGCGTGAAGCCAGACGCTGGCATCCCGATCTGAACGGGAACGATCGTCACGCCGAAGAACGCTTCAAGCTTGTCAATGAGGCTTACGCGGTTCTCAGCAACCCAGACCGCCGCAAGGAATGGCAGTCGCGCCAACGCGGAGGCGTTGCAGCCACTGACCCATTCAGCAGAGGATTTCCCGATTTTGAGGACTACCTTGCTGTTGTTCTTGGTCTAGAGCGTGAGCCTGTTCGCAGAGAGCAGACGCAAGGGGAGCAAGACGTTCGAGAGCAGTCGGCGAATCACAGCGAAAGATCTGAATCGCCCTACGGGGCTCACTGGCCAGAGGCCTCTCCTCAGCCACCGCCTCCGGTCCGTAGTGAAGATGATCTGGAAACCGTTGTTGATCTCACGCCGGATCAAGCCCTGCACGGCACAACCGTGGAGCTGGAGCTGGGGGACGGCACTCTGGTTGAAGTTGGTACCCCGCCTCGCGCGGGAGACGGTTGGCGGTTGCGTCTGGAGGGCGTAGCCCTCGGAGGACGCGATCATTTCCTGCACCTGCGGGTGATCACGGATGACGGCCTGCGCATTGATGGCCTTCGGGTGCATTACCGACTTGAGTTGCTGCCTCCGGATGCCGCGCTTGGTTGTGCGGTGGATGTGCCTACTCTTTCTGGCCCGGTGACACTTCAGGTCCCTCCCGGTTCATCCAGTGGACGAATGTTGCGATTGCGTGGTCGCGGTCTTCGGCTCGGAGACGATTGCGGTGATCAGCTTGTGGAGATTGTGATCGTGATCCCGGCGGAGCTGGATGACGATGAACGAGCGCTTTATCAACGCCTGCAGGAACTCAGTCTTGAGCGCGCCAACGGTTTCTAA
- the dnaK gene encoding molecular chaperone DnaK produces MGRIVGIDLGTTNSVVAVLEAGRPVVIANAEGTRTTPSVLGYTKDNELLVGQPARRQLVLNPRNTFSNLKRFVGRAWEELDDGSLTVPYTVRSNSQGNVRVACPQTEREYAPEELVASILRKLVDDASTYLGEEVESAVITVPAYFNDAQRQATRDAGRLAGINVERILNEPTAAALAYGFDRSAVRRALVFDLGGGTFDVSLLRIANGVFDVKATNGDTQLGGNDFDQRIVDWLAEAFLKEHDVDLRRDRQALQRLTEAAEKAKQELSGVTSTPISLPFIATGADGPLHIETTLDRETFESLCPDLLDRLLVPVQSALRDSGWAADDIDDVVLVGGSTRMPMVQQLVRTLIPNDPCQSVNPDEVVAVGAAVQAGIITGELRDLLLNDVTPLSLGLETIGGLMKVLIPRNTQIPVRQSDVFSTSEPNQSSVEIHVWQGERQMATDNKSLGRFRLSGIPPAPRGVPQIQVAFDIDANGILQVSATDRTTGRKQSVTIQGGSTLSEDEIQGLLAEAEARADEDRRKRSTIERRNSAMTLVAQAERRLRDAALELGPYGAERQQRAVEMSVRDVQDLLQQDDLQELEMAVSGLQEALFGLNRRLTAERQTETGPLQGLKSTLGTLKDELFAEDDWDEDPWASPQSRYDGRMRGGRRGIDPWDDDNFR; encoded by the coding sequence ATGGGCCGGATCGTCGGAATCGACCTGGGTACCACCAATTCCGTCGTGGCTGTTCTTGAGGCCGGGCGGCCCGTGGTGATTGCCAATGCGGAGGGCACCAGGACGACTCCCTCCGTTCTGGGTTACACCAAAGACAATGAACTTCTGGTGGGTCAACCGGCTCGTCGCCAGCTGGTTCTCAATCCCCGTAATACCTTCTCCAATCTCAAGCGTTTTGTTGGTCGGGCCTGGGAAGAGCTCGACGATGGATCTCTCACCGTTCCCTACACGGTTCGCTCCAACAGTCAGGGCAATGTCCGCGTGGCTTGTCCCCAGACCGAGCGGGAGTATGCCCCCGAAGAACTCGTGGCCAGCATCCTGCGCAAGCTGGTGGATGACGCCTCCACCTATCTCGGCGAAGAAGTTGAATCGGCAGTTATCACTGTTCCTGCTTACTTCAATGACGCTCAGCGTCAGGCCACCCGAGATGCCGGTCGGTTGGCTGGCATCAATGTTGAGCGGATTCTCAATGAACCCACCGCAGCTGCCCTCGCCTACGGCTTTGATCGAAGTGCGGTTCGGCGAGCCCTCGTTTTCGATCTCGGAGGAGGAACCTTCGATGTGTCTCTACTGAGGATCGCCAATGGGGTTTTCGACGTCAAAGCCACCAACGGTGATACCCAGCTAGGCGGTAATGACTTCGATCAGCGCATAGTTGACTGGCTAGCGGAAGCTTTTCTCAAGGAGCATGATGTCGACCTAAGGCGTGATCGTCAGGCACTTCAGCGACTCACCGAGGCGGCCGAAAAGGCCAAACAGGAGCTTTCCGGTGTGACCTCCACACCCATCTCCCTGCCCTTCATTGCTACGGGTGCAGACGGTCCCCTCCACATCGAAACAACATTGGACCGCGAAACCTTCGAGAGTTTGTGTCCTGATCTTCTCGACCGTTTGCTCGTTCCGGTGCAGTCGGCACTCAGAGATTCCGGTTGGGCTGCTGATGACATCGATGACGTGGTGCTTGTTGGAGGCAGCACGCGCATGCCGATGGTGCAGCAATTGGTCAGAACACTGATCCCGAATGACCCCTGCCAATCGGTCAATCCGGATGAGGTCGTTGCCGTGGGCGCCGCTGTGCAGGCGGGAATCATCACCGGAGAATTGCGGGATCTTCTGCTCAATGACGTCACACCCCTTTCGCTGGGTCTGGAAACCATTGGAGGTTTGATGAAGGTTTTGATTCCGCGTAATACCCAGATCCCTGTTCGTCAGTCCGACGTGTTCAGCACATCGGAGCCCAATCAGTCATCAGTCGAGATTCATGTCTGGCAAGGAGAGCGCCAGATGGCGACAGACAACAAATCACTCGGACGTTTTCGACTCTCGGGAATTCCTCCAGCGCCTCGCGGTGTGCCTCAGATCCAGGTTGCCTTCGACATCGATGCCAACGGCATTCTTCAGGTGAGTGCAACGGATCGGACAACGGGCCGTAAGCAGTCGGTGACCATCCAAGGGGGGTCAACGCTCAGTGAAGATGAAATTCAGGGTCTACTCGCTGAAGCCGAAGCACGTGCAGATGAAGACCGTCGCAAGCGCTCCACAATCGAGCGACGTAACTCGGCGATGACCCTGGTGGCCCAAGCAGAGCGACGCCTACGCGACGCCGCTCTGGAGCTTGGTCCCTACGGAGCTGAACGTCAGCAAAGAGCCGTTGAGATGTCGGTTCGTGATGTCCAGGATCTTCTTCAGCAGGACGATCTGCAGGAGCTAGAGATGGCTGTGAGCGGACTTCAAGAAGCGCTGTTCGGTCTGAACCGCCGTCTCACAGCTGAGCGTCAGACCGAAACTGGACCACTTCAAGGTCTGAAAAGCACCCTTGGCACTCTCAAGGACGAGCTGTTTGCTGAAGACGACTGGGATGAAGACCCATGGGCATCGCCACAGTCCCGTTACGACGGACGCATGAGAGGTGGCCGAAGAGGGATTGACCCCTGGGACGATGACAACTTCCGCTGA